The following nucleotide sequence is from Zea mays cultivar B73 chromosome 1, Zm-B73-REFERENCE-NAM-5.0, whole genome shotgun sequence.
AAGGTTATTTGATTGCCTACATGCCTGTGTTTATGTTGCAGCGCAGCTGCTCTTTAACCAATATTGAAAACATAAAATAGTTTTTGGGAACAATGTAATGTTATGCAATCCTAATAAAAGCTAGATTGATTTTACCGTTTGCACACATATTGATTTTAGATTATATGAGTGAGTTTTTTTAAGGTCGATGATAATATATGTTGTCCGTTTGTATTAAATTGTGTACAAACATTTTAGCATGCGTATTATAATAGTTTATAACAAAAACAATAGTTTAGTACATTGAGGTACTCCTAGCTGTGGTTCTCGTGGCCACCTACACGACAGTCTGCCAATTGCCGGCACAGAATATATAACTCCTACAAAATCTCGACAAATTTTAATGAAAACCACGGATGGGATATTTAATTGCATTTTTAATTAACCTTGGGAGAGAACGCGATGTGGCAACAGAAACTGTCAAACACCACGACCAGTGTCATAGCGCAGTATCCCTCTGTACTTGCTGAAACCGTACAACCGGCCGGCGTCTTCATGAAAAAACCTTCAAGACGAAAAGGAGAGGAAAAAGATACGGACCGAGAAGGAGAGCGCAACGGAAAGCAACCCAAGGTCTCTCCTTTTCCGCCACACAGGACTCACGCGCTCTTCAATCGCTCGCTCCGTTTCTACCTCCTCTCGCCTTCCTTCCTTCCTTCGATCCCGCTTTGTTTGTCGTCATCGCCCGCCCCCGAAGCTCCGACCTTTCCCCCACTTTCCCTTGGCGTCTACGGCCTTGTCCGGTGTAGAAAACAACGGGTTTCGTTTGTGTTGTTTTGCTGCGGTTTTTGTCCGCTCCTGGGAGTTCAATCCCTGCTCCATCTCTTAAGAGCACTCCTCCCCTCCCACTCAGTGTGCTTTGCTGTTCACTTTGGATTCCGCGGCTTTGTTTCGGGTTCTTGATTAGGAAGGTTCGGTTCCTGGTTTGGGAAGGTCCCCCTTCCGAGGCGAGGAATTTGGTGCGGGTTGATGCGTCTTGCCAGGAATCCGCGATGCAATGATAGGTTGTTGAAGCCGAGGTGAATCTTTGACCTGCAGAATTTCCTAGCTGAAGTCCCACCGCTTCTCGATCAGCCGGGCGCCATGGGCCTCTGCCTGGGCAAGTCGGCAGCGGTCCAGGAGCCGGCGGTGGCGGAAGACAACAGCGTAGCCGATGGCGCGGCGGCGGGCTGCGGCGATGGGCCGCCCGTGAAGGCGCCTCGGACGCCCAAGCAGCCCAAGTTCTCCTTCTACCTGCCGAGCCCGCTCCAGCCCTCCAGCTACAAGGGCTCGCCGGCCAACTCCAGCGCCGCGTCCACGCCGGCGCGCGGCGGGTTCAAGCGCCCATTCCCGCCGCCGTCGCCTGCCAAGCACATCCGTGCGCTGCTGGCGCGGCGCCACGGCTCGGTCAAGCCTAACGAGGCGTCCATCCCCGAAGGCGGCGAGCTGGACCTGGGGCTGGACAAGAGCTTCGGCTACTCCAGGCACTTCGCGGCCAAGTACGACCTTGGCCGGGAGGTGGGGCGCGGCCACTTTGGCTTCACCTGCGCTGCCAAGTGCAAGAAGGGCGAGCTCAAGGGGGAGGACGTCGCCGTCAAGGTCCTTCCCAAGGCCAAGGTGCGAGCATATCCTCTCTCCCTGCTTAGTTTTGTGCTGGATTGGATCTTCCTGTTTCCATGGCTTCTTGCATTCTTTAATAGATCAGCTCGAGTAATGCTACCCTGCGCATTCTGTCCTAAAATCTGATTCTTTGTAGATTCACATGAGTCCACCTTGTGCTTCTTTGGTTATATACTTTCACTTGATATATGCTTGGGACTTCTTAAAACCTTTTAGGTTCATATTGCAGTACTCGGAGAAAGATAGGGATCATGTAGTGGGTGTATACTGTGGCACCCCACACTAAAATTATCAGACTGTTCGGTGCAAATATGTTGCTACTTGCTTGACTGGGATTAAAATCTCCGGTTGAAGAGTATGAATTTGATTTCTTGAGTTACTGGGGCAGTTCCTGGTTATTAGTTGGGACAGGGACCATGATGTGGCCAGCAAAGCTTGCTTGCTTATTCAAAACCTTTATTCAAAAGTTCTGTAAGTGCCCCCCCCTCTGGTTGGATGTAGAGAACTTGCTCATTAAATTGATGCCATGTGATCATAATGGTATCGTTGGCTATCTGATTCTCCTTTCCCACTTGGtgatgtgatcttattttaaaaaCATCATGGTTGTTAGATTTCTGAGTCAAAGGTAGCAAGGTGTACGGTTGCTATGCAAGTCCAGTCTGGTCACGCGCTGATTTTCATCTCTGTTGAAATATTCACATTTGACCCATTGTAGGACCTTTCAGTTCTGTTGCTGGAGCCCCCCTTTTTTTACTAAATACTTCTCTAGAGGTTTGAGGCTCTTAGTCTTATCCTCTATACATACATTATCAATTTCAATTCATCATCATAGTAACCCTGCGCATGCAATTGGCAACTCCAATCAGGTAAGTCGATGGCAATTGGGGCCACTTTAGTGGTATTAATTTTACTAATTGGGGACATTAATGCTGACATAGTGATTATATGGTCATGTTTAATGTGTTACTAGTATTAATTGCTGGACGAAGAGAACACAAAACAAACAGGAGCATTAGTTGCAGTTTATTGGATGTCCAGAATCAAATGGGGTGATATTAGTTAGCGTATTGAAGGCTGGGCTGGTCAACAGTTGACGGATACTATTACTTTTCAATTCATTATGTTATTCATCAAGATCAAAGTAATGTAGGTTTCCTGAATTTAATACAGGGAAGTAAAATCTCCAAATTGATATACATGTAAAGAaaaggcaaaatcaagaagacataAAGTATAACTACAGTAGTACTATATTTGGGTACTTATGTTTTTGGTGCATTTTTCTCGATCACTAGTTTATAATGGGTATTGCTAGCATGGAGCCGAGCGTCTTATATTCTTATTTTTTGTGGACCTGTTTTTTTATTTGTGTTTTTTTACCAGGATGATTTGCCTTTATTGTTTTCTGATCATATAGTTTTAACCAGGAATGTTGTTGGTTGTTCAACAACAATCATTACTTGTGCTTGGAGGTCACTTGATTTTTCAAAAAAACACTAGGTGCTACGAAGGCGGTATGCCTCCGCCTAGTGCCTAGGCAATGTAGGCATTGCCTCGGCGTTGCTAGGTGTTTGTACTTTCAATGGATGGTTAGAGTAATGCCATGCTAAATGAAGGAAATTTTGCATACCATACCCAAAAAGATGTTATCATGCATCCATGAGTGCTATGCTAACTACAGTTCTTCTTTCTCCATCTCTAATCTGCCCATTTTCACGCATATACCAAGCCCAAAACACTTCTAGTTAGAAAAAAAAGGCTAGACAAAAAACCCAGGTGTCTGTGTGCCTTAGAGTCGTCAGGTTGCTGGCTGCTGTTGCTGGTTTTTCCTAACCGGCTCTCTGTAGTCCAACCTTGTGGGTAGTGTGTGTGTCTGTGTGCCTTAGCCTTTGGCTGGGCGTATGTAATTTCTTTCTTTTCGTCCTCCTTTTATTGAAATGatatgcagctctcctgcgtattaAAAAAAACCCAGGTGCTAGGCAAGGTGGTGCACCACCACTTAGCGCCTAGGCAAATCGCCTTTTTAAACAAAGGCTGCTAGTTGTATCTTTTAGTTGTGTATGGATTGTTTCCTTTATGCTTGTTTCTGGCCTCCATAAGGAGGTCCTGTATTCGGGTCCTTTCCGACCCTTTTTTCTTCTTACTTAATAAAAtgaggcgcagttctcctgcgtttttcgagaaaaaaaacaaAGGCTGCTAGTGTTCCTACCTCTTGGGCAAGATGATAAATACAATAATATAAAACATACTTGCAGACTTTTTGTTTGTACCTAATTGATTTAATATGTTTTATGCATTGGTCTTGTAACTTTCAGGCACAATTTAGATTTTGTGTAAGTAGAGCTTAGAAAGTGTTGATTTTTTTCAACAGTTTCTAACATAAACGTAGACACTCCTATTTTTTACTATCCATTCGTAGTAACTTTTTCTATGCTTGACTCCCTTCTGTGTGAATTTTTCGTGATCATATGATTATATTGATCTTGTTATAGTAGCTGTATAGCATATATTGCTAGTAAAAAGTTGGATTCAGTTCACTGTTTTTATACCTTTTATAAAATTTCCACTTAAAATCCTAAGTAAATGCTTTCATGCTTAGTCTCACGACTCACACCCAATCAAACTACTTTTGGACAGATGACTACTGCTATTGCCATTGAAGATGTCAGACGAGAAGTCAGAATATTGAGTTCTTTGGCAGGCCACATTAACCTAGTGCAATTTTATGATGCTTTTGAGGATGAAGAAAATGTATATGTTGTTATGGAGTAAGTTCACAACTGTTCCATTTATTAGTAGCCATATTGATTTACTGAAAGTTCTAGAGTTCTGTGTAGCATTATGTCAGAGAAATAGAATTGCCATTCTACCTTTTGTTGTTACACATTTTTAGAAAAGGCAAAGGCAATACATGATGTACCAATTCTTGTAGAGATTAGAAAGGTTCCCTTGTTGCTGATCCAATTTTGTCCTTGGCAATTTTTTGACTCTCAAGACACTCCCTCCGTTCCAAATTATAGTACGGTTTGGCTTTTGTAGTTTCATAGCTTTTATTATGTACCTAAATATATGTTATGTCCAGATACATAGTAAAAGCGATAAATCTAGAAATGCCAGAACATCACGACAGATGAAGTATTTTGGTTGGCCATATCTTATCATTCTCTTCCTATTCTTACTTTTTTAAAGAACATTATAATTGTCTAGATATGATTGAGTATTTAGAAGTAATAAGCAAGTAAATCAATTGAGGCATGGAAACACGTGGTACTCAGAAATTGAACGTTACTAAATTCAATAACTTTTCAAAATGCTCCATGTATTTTTGTCAAATCTAGAAAGGAAATAAGCATGGTGGATTTGGTTAACTCAAGTGTTGGAAAAGGCTATTAATATACACATGATAACCCGATTAGATTGCTATCAAAACTTCTAATCCCATGCATGTTTTCTGCAAGTGAAATTAGCATTTTTAGATAAAAAGTTGTCTGTTGGGATATGTGGTCATGCATTTAATTGTTAGTAGAGATCCTTTATTACCCTGGACATGCAAATCTTATATTCCAAGCATATCATCTGTGGAGGAGAACAAAACTTCCCTTTTGGGAAATAACATCTTAATATTGATGGAACCTGGATGATTCATATTTGATTAGTTCCACACCCTGAATTCGGACTGGCTCTGATAATACGAGTGTGTTGAAAGTGCCACTGAGTAGCATCTATGATAAGGTCACTTTATTTGCTTGCATTGGATGGTGATGTCTATTTGTTTTATATTCAGCCTTTTATCGGCTGGTCACATAATATCATGGGGGCGGGATTGGATAAGAGTTGGCCAATAAGGTAGGATTGTTTTGTTGGAGCAGAGACTGGGATTAACGATGTTTTTCCTTGTATTTTTCAAGCTTATAACAATGTTACCGCAAGTGAAGATTTTCCCTTGACTTTCGTTTCTGTAATATATGTACACTTTTCTTCCAAAGTAGGTTACTAAAGCTAGCACATTTTGATGTAGAAACATGATGTGCACCTCTAGAAAAGGTTTGTGATACCTGAATAATTTTCATTTGTTTGATCACATTTAACTCGCTAGTAAATTTTATTTGATCCAGATTATGCAAAGGAGGTGAACTGCTGGACAGAATTTTGGCTAGGTACTTACATGGCATTTCATTGCTAACACTGAAGTCATTGACTTCACAGGAATACTGATTATACCTGCATACTATTTGCAGAGGTGGCAAATATTCTGAGGGCGATGCTAAGGTTATTATTCACCAAATTCTAAGTGTTGCTTCATTTTGTCATCTTCAGGGTGTTGTTCACCGGGATCTGAAACCAGAGGTAAGATTTGTCGAACAATTCACAACTACTGGTTAGTACCATGAAGCTTGCAGTTGTTAGCTGAACTGTGTATGCTGCTGCCTGCTGCATACCTCCTTTTGACATGTCCTTGTCACTGTTGTTTTTGtggattattagcctatgcttaaGGTTGAGGTCACGCTTGTCTCCCAAAGGCATGAATGGGTGTAACCTGATATCTTGTGGGTGTGTGTGGTGTGTTTGCATGGGTCCTTATACTCTTACTTCTTCTCTAATGTAATGATACACATATCTCCTTCATATCCGAGAAAACATTGACCACTTCTATTGTTTAAAGACAAATGCTACGGCAACCTTGATGTTTTTTTGCTGATGCTAATGTTGGTTTGCTTTTTACTCCCATTTCTCAGAATTTTCTTTTCATGTCAAAGGATGAGAATTCTGCCTTGAAAGTCATAGACTTTGGTTTGTCTGACTTTGTTAAACCAGGTTAGTCTTACATTTTTTTGGGACCATTGCTTATTATTGTTTTCCATTAAAATACACGTGATATTCTATTATGCAGATGACAGACTTAATGACATTGTTGGAAGTGCATATTATGTTGCTCCTGAAGTTCTCCATCGATCTTATGGCACAGAGGCTGATATGTGGAGCATTGGAGTAATTGCATATATTTTGCTTTGTGGAAGCCGCCCTTTCTGGGCACGAACTGAGTCAGGAATTTTTCGAGCTGTCCTAAAAGCAGAGCCTAGTTTTGATGAAATTCCATGGCCTACCCTTTCTGCTGAGGCGAAAGACTTTGTAAGAAGGCTACTCAATAAGGATTACCGTAAGCGGATGACTGCTGCACAAGCCCTCTGTATGTAACATTCTTGTCTTGAACTCGGTGTACCCTGTTATTCTGTTTGCAGATAAGGTGACCCTGACCCCTTCTTTCTTATACATTGGAAATTACAGGCCATCCATGGATCCGTGGCACACAGGAAGTTAAGATTAATCTAGACATGATAATCTACAGGCTTATGAGGGCTTACATAAGTTCATCTTCTCTACGGAAATCTGCATTGAGGGTAATACTTTTGTAGGTTGCTTGTACTGTTTTGCAAGAATCATCATCTTTCGTTTCTGTTGGATCTTGGATGGTCAATAACTGAAGCCTCCATTTTAAGTGTATTTTATTGATAATGTTTTATCTGCATCACCTAGCAAATGGTTGCTTTGTTTTTGGATTTATGTGATCCTCTTATGCTTTTTCCTCTTATAAATATATGTAGTATGTACTGCTCTGTAAATAAAAACACTGAATGCCTGTGGTCTGTGCACAATTATACTCCATGCTTTCTATTCAGCTTAATGCAAATCTGGTATACTCAGTTGTTAACAGCCAGCTGACTATTATGCCCTCAGCCTAGGGTACTTGTAGCTGTTGCAACTCTGTTTTTCTAAGTCCTAATATAAAAAAATTAGACCAACCTAGGAGGAATAGGTGGCGTTTTATGAAGAAGAAAATAGGCAGACAAATTCACATCGATGAGGACTTGAACCTGGGTGGTTTGGGTATATACATCCACACCCTTGACCAACCGATCTAGCTCAGCTTCCTCAACTCCGTTCTTCTAGACCCTGTGCATATCTGTTATAACAAGTGTTATTCAGTATGTTCCTTGCTTGCCTTtcaccttaaaattagaataaaTGATCGTCCTATGGTTGTTCTATTTTTCCATTCTACTGATCCTTATTTCCTGGGACTGCATTTTTGTTGGAATGACATTGTTTGTTGCTATTATTGTGAACAAAGGACACTTCAAGAAACTGTTATACAGGACCTGGTAATTAGCTATTTAAGTTTTTCAGGCTCTTGCAAAGGCACTGACGACAGATCAACTCTTCTACCTAAGAGAGCAGTTTACATTATTAGGTCCAAACAAGAGTGGCCATATATCATTGCAAAATATGAAGACGGTTAGTAGCTTTATTCAGTTAAAATTAAACT
It contains:
- the LOC100272934 gene encoding putative protein kinase superfamily protein isoform X1 codes for the protein MWQQKLSNTTTSVIAQYPSVLAETVQPAGVFMKKPSRRKGEEKDTDREGERNGKQPKNFLAEVPPLLDQPGAMGLCLGKSAAVQEPAVAEDNSVADGAAAGCGDGPPVKAPRTPKQPKFSFYLPSPLQPSSYKGSPANSSAASTPARGGFKRPFPPPSPAKHIRALLARRHGSVKPNEASIPEGGELDLGLDKSFGYSRHFAAKYDLGREVGRGHFGFTCAAKCKKGELKGEDVAVKVLPKAKMTTAIAIEDVRREVRILSSLAGHINLVQFYDAFEDEENVYVVMELCKGGELLDRILARGGKYSEGDAKVIIHQILSVASFCHLQGVVHRDLKPENFLFMSKDENSALKVIDFGLSDFVKPDDRLNDIVGSAYYVAPEVLHRSYGTEADMWSIGVIAYILLCGSRPFWARTESGIFRAVLKAEPSFDEIPWPTLSAEAKDFVRRLLNKDYRKRMTAAQALCHPWIRGTQEVKINLDMIIYRLMRAYISSSSLRKSALRALAKALTTDQLFYLREQFTLLGPNKSGHISLQNMKTALIKNSSGAMNDSRILDFVNSICNIQYGMIDFEEFSAAAISVYQMEGLETWEEHAQQAYELFDKEGNRPIVIEELASELGLGPSISLHVVLKDWIRHSDGNLSFLGFIKLLHGVSSRAITKV
- the LOC100272934 gene encoding putative protein kinase superfamily protein isoform 1 (isoform 1 is encoded by transcript variant 1) translates to MGLCLGKSAAVQEPAVAEDNSVADGAAAGCGDGPPVKAPRTPKQPKFSFYLPSPLQPSSYKGSPANSSAASTPARGGFKRPFPPPSPAKHIRALLARRHGSVKPNEASIPEGGELDLGLDKSFGYSRHFAAKYDLGREVGRGHFGFTCAAKCKKGELKGEDVAVKVLPKAKMTTAIAIEDVRREVRILSSLAGHINLVQFYDAFEDEENVYVVMELCKGGELLDRILARGGKYSEGDAKVIIHQILSVASFCHLQGVVHRDLKPENFLFMSKDENSALKVIDFGLSDFVKPDDRLNDIVGSAYYVAPEVLHRSYGTEADMWSIGVIAYILLCGSRPFWARTESGIFRAVLKAEPSFDEIPWPTLSAEAKDFVRRLLNKDYRKRMTAAQALCHPWIRGTQEVKINLDMIIYRLMRAYISSSSLRKSALRALAKALTTDQLFYLREQFTLLGPNKSGHISLQNMKTALIKNSSGAMNDSRILDFVNSICNIQYGMIDFEEFSAAAISVYQMEGLETWEEHAQQAYELFDKEGNRPIVIEELASELGLGPSISLHVVLKDWIRHSDGNLSFLGFIKLLHGVSSRAITKV
- the LOC100272934 gene encoding putative protein kinase superfamily protein isoform 2 (isoform 2 is encoded by transcript variant 2) — protein: MGLCLGKSAAVQEPAVAEDNSVADGAAAGCGDGPPVKAPRTPKQPKFSFYLPSPLQPSSYKGSPANSSAASTPARGGFKRPFPPPSPAKHIRALLARRHGSVKPNEASIPEGGELDLGLDKSFGYSRHFAAKYDLGREVGRGHFGFTCAAKCKKGELKGEDVAVKVLPKAKVRAYPLSLLSFVLDWIFLFPWLLAFFNRSARVMLPCAFCPKI